Genomic segment of Plasmodium brasilianum strain Bolivian I chromosome 8, whole genome shotgun sequence:
aaaaggaatatatttcTGTTCACTACCAGACATGGcaatgttcatattttttcttaaaatttctaAATTGCCAATATATAACCAATAtaagcatttttttaaaatattaactttGTTATACTCAGTTAATATGCAATTATTGTAATCATTTAAATTTCTCAATTTCcgttcttttatttttttcattacttCAACATAAGAAGTCAGAAtagtaattatatttaatataatccCAATGATTAATAGATCAatccaaatattttttttttttaaatatattataaacattaaAGGTAGTATAATGATCCATGTAATAAAGTTAAGTATGCAAGAAATTATACCACACTGTGTCATTTGTATTCTTAAACCAAAAAACCAGGacgaatatattatttgaactgatatgataaatattaaaaaactcCTGTACaaggaatataaaattatttcacttACAATATTATTGTTCCTTTTAAAGTCAACTATATGTAATatcgtaaatatatatatcactaaAAAGAGCAGGAAAGTCCCATAGTTTTTAAGcatattgttatttatttttgaaataaaatttgaagtaaaaattgtagcagaatttgaaaaaatatttgtagatcctttttttttgttttccagACCCCAACATATGGTCCCTTCTTCATTATAATTCTCCTGTTTCTTTTTTAGTAATTCCGAACTGTTCATCCCCATGTTTTTGCCTCTAACCTTTTCAGTACTTGTTCTTGACTGACCCTCGTCTGATTGTACTCGTTTCTCCATCCCTGGTGAAGAAGCGGAGGAAGAAGCGGAGGAAGACGCGGCGGAAGAATCATTGGAAAAGTCGGTAGAGGAGGACACAGTGTAACAATCTGAGTAAGATCCATTAGAGGCCGCGTTGTTGTCAATGTCCGCTTGTGTATAAATAGCCTCAAGTTTCCCCCCGTTCATGTATTTCATTTGATGACTGTCCAATTCATTTCTGACCGTGTGCATgtctttttcaaaaaagcTTTCCTCTGAATTTAAGTTTACCCTATCACCATAGTAATAGTCATATGAACGAATTTGAGCCCGTTTGGGGCTTGTAGCCAGGGAatcattttttgaatattcaCTTATGAATAGGCTACTCTGTCTGGACATGTAGTACGAGCTTTCCGTGCTTTGTCTTCTTCCGTTATGTTCTTTccttctttcatttttttcatatttttgccTCTTTTGCTCTTTCCTTCTTCTCTTTTCCTCACGCTTTCGTCGCGTTTGTCCATGTTCCTCCCCTTTCATTCTCCGCGTCCTTCTCTTCCTTCTCTTTTCTCCGTCCTTTTTGATGCCCTTGAAACTTATGGTCTTGCGCGACGAAGATGTCCGTTGTCGCTGTTGGTAAATCTGCTTGACCTgttcagaattttttttttttttttttttaaaaagtttacaTTTAAggggaatatttttttccaccCAGAGTTGTTGCTCACCCGATTACTCTCTTTGTTGCGGttcgaatatttttttgttgttgtgTTCCTCTTTCTattagaagaaaaagaagaagagggACCAGACTTTCCATTAGACATGGCTGTTGAGCGCATTGAGTCAagtttttcatatttcttaaCTAGGGACTTATAggagtatatttttttttcttggtCCGAGTTGTAGGTacaactatttttttttctttttttttcatataagaTATTGAACGGACCTAACAATTGCATTAacacaataaaaatagtagaaaaaagaaatgagtAGGAGCTAAAAAACAAGCATAGTTTTTGCCATACTGCATACATATCTCCATATTTTTtcggaaaaaaatatttccctCTTTTTGTTCCTTCACTTAAAGTATGTAACATATTTGCATAAGTATTacatttcataaaattaaaatttttaatatttgtaaaatttaaattatacaagTAATATTCATGTGCTTCATTTTTAAGGTAGAAATAcatgtttaatatataaaaggcGAAGGTATATAAActaattttcaaaatgttCGTATTCGTATGAAAGTAAGAAGCAAATGTACTTAGGATAAAAATGGAAGAGCTTCTTGCTAGAGTcccatataaaaaaatggtaaGCTTTACAAACCCAacttctttaaaaataagtataatttcttcgtatatttttttct
This window contains:
- a CDS encoding hypothetical protein (conserved Plasmodium protein) — encoded protein: MKKEELCMKNEIEKESIALFKKNLLKESYNWFKDTDYFAKLKNENRYSYIENKTETKNIVTGRVQLGWGGTFFLLCCVVVICDNSGWQSCNHYNNNIFYSPESLTIVYSFLYIVYAFPLFIFHQCLGLVSQGNYVKSCRMLSPHMGILSIFSLFGTITFCAKEICNFSIELLQNIIRLSNRREERKFGMTKLFIDLTNREKDCSSLPNTVYIESLNQCISFNDEVIVNFYENLWFISNKENYIYLILISTIFIFFCYFLLLKENFRVFKFFIFVIIINWITTKSVVIMNAFFFYIPQQKKIYEEIILIFKEVGFVKLTIFLYGTLARSSSIFILSTFASYFHTNTNILKISLYTFAFYILNMYFYLKNEAHEYYLYNLNFTNIKNFNFMKCNTYANMLHTLSEGTKRGKYFFPKKYGDMYAVWQKLCLFFSSYSFLFSTIFIVLMQLLGPFNILYEKKRKKNSCTYNSDQEKKIYSYKSLVKKYEKLDSMRSTAMSNGKSGPSSSFSSNRKRNTTTKKYSNRNKESNRVKQIYQQRQRTSSSRKTISFKGIKKDGEKRRKRRTRRMKGEEHGQTRRKREEKRRRKEQKRQKYEKNERRKEHNGRRQSTESSYYMSRQSSLFISEYSKNDSLATSPKRAQIRSYDYYYGDRVNLNSEESFFEKDMHTVRNELDSHQMKYMNGGKLEAIYTQADIDNNAASNGSYSDCYTVSSSTDFSNDSSAASSSASSSASSPGMEKRVQSDEGQSRTSTEKVRGKNMGMNSSELLKKKQENYNEEGTICWGLENKKKGSTNIFSNSATIFTSNFISKINNNMLKNYGTFLLFLVIYIFTILHIVDFKRNNNIVSEIILYSLYRSFLIFIISVQIIYSSWFFGLRIQMTQCGIISCILNFITWIIILPLMFIIYLKKKNIWIDLLIIGIILNIITILTSYVEVMKKIKERKLRNLNDYNNCILTEYNKVNILKKCLYWLYIGNLEILRKNMNIAMSGSEQKYIPFFWNFFFKYVNSSMLIVIIIYNTKEYFIDMLDVFDSTFSFTIELISILMIFLGSFALLLNNLLKDHYKPQKIVIPSTPMFCHDKRKYIFTD